Sequence from the Meles meles chromosome 10, mMelMel3.1 paternal haplotype, whole genome shotgun sequence genome:
TTTCTCCCTCAGGTGGCTTACAAGGGCCGAACCCCACCACCAGCAGTAGCTTTGGGGACCCAGGAAGCTCTGAGTTCAAGGTGAGAGTCAAAATGTTCTGGGCAAAGGCCCTCTCAGATTGGGGATAGCAGGGGTGGGGTCTGCCTTGGAGGAGGCtacggggcaggggtgggggaggtgatgCCACCTCCTATAGGCTGGTAGAAGAAGGGGCCCTCCCTGAAGCACCGTTTACACTACATACACCAGGCTTAACTACACACAGCAGGCTTAATGAGTTCAGGAATCAGCAAGGGCTGTAATGGAAATGAGGTCCACTGGGACAGCATCTGAAGTCTCCAGGGTCGCTTGGGGAAAGTGGCCCTGGCGTGGGGATTCCCTCACAAGCCTGGGCCCAAATGCTCTTCCTTCCCAGGACCtggcccagagaggagagagaagacaagccCGACCTACAACCCGAAGGCCATCCACAAGCCTATGGGGGAGGAAGCTCGTGTCTCCAAGACCCTCAGGCCTGCCCTCCCAAGGCCTGTCAGAACCCCAAGATCCCCCCGAGGGGCTGGGCTGGAGCCTGGGCCAGGAGAGGGCAGAACTTCACAAACTGCTGAGGATTGAGATtcctcagaggcagagagagcagaaagaAGAGCGCCCCGGGGGTCAgagaggggaggcccccagggaggAGAGCAAGGAAGTtctgagtcagagagagaagatacACCAGGGTCAGAGTGGGGAGGCTACTCAGGCTCTGAGGGAGGAAGCCTCCGTGTATCCCGGGGGGAAGGCTCCCCAGAGTGAGAGGAGAGTGTGTCTTCGCAGCAGCCCTGAGTGCCAGAGAGAAGAGGTCCTCCAGGAGCCGCAGAAGGAGACTCAGGGACGGGAAGTGAAGAGCTTTCGGGCTTCCCCAGGCCGAGTCTCACAAGCCTGGGCGGTGGCCGAGGGAGAGGCGCCCACACAGCCCCCGGAGGAAGGCGGCTCCCTGGGAATTTCTAGGGATTTCTGCAGGTCCCCAGAAGAGCAGAAGCCTCAGCCTGGGGGAAGGAAGAGCCCTGGCTCTGGGGAAAGGACCACCCAGCTAACGCAGGACCAAACTGACGGCCCAAAGCCAGCCGCAGGAGACCCCAGGGCCGCCCAGGAGGGGGCGCGGCCTCCCCTTCCACCCCGGAGGCTCCCAGGCCCAGGGGCCGAGGCGCTAGCGGCTCCAGGCATCAGGGGCTCAGGCGCGCAGGAGCACCCCGTGGCTCTCCCGGGGTGCCCAGGGCCAGTGCGCGACCCACAAGGGCTTCAGGGCCTGGAAGGAAGCCCGGACGTGGCGGAGCAGGTGCCCGGCAGTTCCGCTAGTCTCCTGGGCGCCGTCGGGGAGCCGAGAGGTGGTGCGGAGGCCCCCGGGGCCTCGAAGGCCGCGTGGCCAGGGCTCCTGGGCCGGGAGAAGGCGTCGGCTGCCGTGAGCGCAGCGCAGGAGGAGACGGCCCTGCAGCAGCTGCTGGAGCTGCACCGCGCGGCCAGGCGCAGGCGGCGACAGgcccgcgagcagcagcagctctGGGTGCGTACCCGGGCGGCACCGGGCCAGCATGGGGCACGAGGGGCATGAGGAACACGACGGGCGGCCGAGTGGCCGCTGACAGCCGCCTCCCCCAGGTCTTGGAACGCCTCCGGCTCGCCTGGAACCGCCACTGCCGGGTGCACCCTCTGGGGTCCCCACCCAGCCCGGCCCAGCTCCGGCCACAGGCAAGACTCCCGGGAGAAGACAGCGGGGCCCCCGCGATCCTGCCtgggcggggatgggggggcgCCTCCCGGGTTCCTTCCGTCGCGCACCGGCACCGACGCGGACCCACGGCGGGAGGGGCGCGTCTGCCGGGTGCTGCCTCCTGCTGGCTCCTTCGGGCCTGCGGAGCGGGCGCCCGGGGACTCAGCGCTCTGCGGGACGCAGGAGGACGCGGTGGGGCAGCGACGGGCCCTTCGGGAGCAGCTGCAGCGAGGGCTCCAGGAGAGGACCTGGCGGCTGCGGGCCATAGGGGTCAGGTGAGAGGGGAAGGCCAGGGACACTGATGGGGCGGGGGTTGTTCCCTTTTTCTGGCCTCTGGGATGACAGGCCACTCTCACCCAGGAACACCCAGAGCTTCCAGCAGCTACTGTGGCCTCCTGGTGCTGAGGACCCCTTGCCTGGAGAGGAGCGCCTACCCTTCCCAGGCCCCTCGAGTCGCTGCTGAATCCTCAAACAGATGATGAAAGAGATGGGAATTAAGGAAAAAGCAAGCCAGCAACCTGCAGGCCAGCAAAGGCAGAACAGAGGTAGTTCCAAGAAAGGCCCAGAACTTTGCCTCAGGGCCTGGGAGGCcagacacatggacacacacagccGCTTCAGCCCCACCAGGAGGCATGTTATTTCTTCCTCCCTCCGCTAAGTCCACTGCCTGGCCACCGTCAGAGAGCCAGGTCCCGAGGATCAAGCAGTGAGAAGACCCCATTCTTTCGGAAGAATGATTCAATGCGGCACAGCTTACAGGAGACCAGTTCTTGCTTCACTGGGGGGCCTGCAAAAAGATGTCAGAGGCCAGGAATGGGGCCTGGGAAAGGGAACTTGTGGAGCGCGGGAGCCCTGCCTATGAAGCCCTAGGAATCTGCCTGTATTGTATCCACTTTAGAAGCGCGAAGGAATAAAAGGTACTTCTGAGGAACACTGGCTGTGGGCAAACAGGGAGCCAGCTGGGGGTTCAGACCAGCAGTGACGGCCGAACTGGTCAGTCTGCCACGTGCCATCGTTTCCCCCACCTTAGGCTCCTCCACAGAGCGGGTGGCAGGACACCCAGCACTGCTGGTCATGGGGACAGACAGAGCTAGACGGCTCTGGGAGAGAGAGGGTTTCCTTCTAACTCCTGTTCTCCTGGGGCATGCTTCCTGCTTTCGTGGGAAAattcctcttttcccctcccctttaGGACCCTAAGGAAAGTGGGGGAAATTTTTAGGCAAAACATCAGCTGTGTTTATCCCCAGCCATCCACCTTTTTTGCCCAGGCACTCAAGCAcgcgggtgggtggggggcgaCAACGGCGACACACGCGGACACACACCGACAGCGACCCATGACAGAGCAGCCTCACTTGCAACTCAGGAGCACACAGAGCAAAGGACACGGCATCACCCAGCAGTCCTCAACGCTTGCGGGCATGTTCCCTTTCCTGTGCCATTTAACTCTGCATCTCCAGCTACACCACGGCCTCCCCCCTCTCCTCCAGGAGGACAACCTTGACTCTCAGCCTC
This genomic interval carries:
- the LOC123951650 gene encoding glutenin, high molecular weight subunit 12-like isoform X6, whose translation is MGRQTGCLPLPEPLGYKGDSEAASDPCRGQAVDPSWALDLGEARSDRDPRWESPPMPAEPTLGGLQGPNPTTSSSFGDPGSSEFKDLAQRGERRQARPTTRRPSTSLWGRKLVSPRPSGLPSQGLSEPQDPPEGLGWSLGQERAELHKLLRIEIPQRQREQKEERPGGQRGEAPREESKEVLSQREKIHQGQSGEATQALREEASVYPGGKAPQSERRVCLRSSPECQREEVLQEPQKETQGREVKSFRASPGRVSQAWAVAEGEAPTQPPEEGGSLGISRDFCRSPEEQKPQPGGRKSPGSGERTTQLTQDQTDGPKPAAGDPRAAQEGARPPLPPRRLPGPGAEALAAPGIRGSGAQEHPVALPGCPGPVRDPQGLQGLEGSPDVAEQVPGSSASLLGAVGEPRGGAEAPGASKAAWPGLLGREKASAAVSAAQEETALQQLLELHRAARRRRRQAREQQQLWVLERLRLAWNRHCRVHPLGSPPSPAQLRPQARLPGEDSGAPAILPGRGWGGASRVPSVAHRHRRGPTAGGARLPGAASCWLLRACGAGARGLSALRDAGGRGGAATGPSGAAAARAPGEDLAAAGHRGQEHPELPAATVASWC
- the LOC123951650 gene encoding protein bassoon-like isoform X1; translated protein: MEQTAPPGGPWLPCSHRQALALYQHLFGRPAALGQLQAALQQVRESRACRPGLELPTVLLEMEWSWRAQEQLLWDLELLTGAGLSLFWPPRALVCGLRGQAQCAWSQRSKPHGGTGRGPDRWASRSSRLCPLPQAGDSLSQTHQLPDGVAPQPLERVTPEFQLLGPRGGYRAGRDHPGLGSGIGMGRQTGCLPLPEPLGYKGDSEAASDPCRGQAVDPSWALDLGEARSDRDPRWESPPMPAEPTLGGLQGPNPTTSSSFGDPGSSEFKDLAQRGERRQARPTTRRPSTSLWGRKLVSPRPSGLPSQGLSEPQDPPEGLGWSLGQERAELHKLLRIEIPQRQREQKEERPGGQRGEAPREESKEVLSQREKIHQGQSGEATQALREEASVYPGGKAPQSERRVCLRSSPECQREEVLQEPQKETQGREVKSFRASPGRVSQAWAVAEGEAPTQPPEEGGSLGISRDFCRSPEEQKPQPGGRKSPGSGERTTQLTQDQTDGPKPAAGDPRAAQEGARPPLPPRRLPGPGAEALAAPGIRGSGAQEHPVALPGCPGPVRDPQGLQGLEGSPDVAEQVPGSSASLLGAVGEPRGGAEAPGASKAAWPGLLGREKASAAVSAAQEETALQQLLELHRAARRRRRQAREQQQLWVLERLRLAWNRHCRVHPLGSPPSPAQLRPQARLPGEDSGAPAILPGRGWGGASRVPSVAHRHRRGPTAGGARLPGAASCWLLRACGAGARGLSALRDAGGRGGAATGPSGAAAARAPGEDLAAAGHRGQEHPELPAATVASWC
- the LOC123951650 gene encoding glutenin, high molecular weight subunit 12-like isoform X2; this encodes MAPLQPQVRESRACRPGLELPTVLLEMEWSWRAQEQLLWDLELLTGAGLSLFWPPRALVCGLRGQAQCAWSQRSKPHGGTGRGPDRWASRSSRLCPLPQAGDSLSQTHQLPDGVAPQPLERVTPEFQLLGPRGGYRAGRDHPGLGSGIGMGRQTGCLPLPEPLGYKGDSEAASDPCRGQAVDPSWALDLGEARSDRDPRWESPPMPAEPTLGGLQGPNPTTSSSFGDPGSSEFKDLAQRGERRQARPTTRRPSTSLWGRKLVSPRPSGLPSQGLSEPQDPPEGLGWSLGQERAELHKLLRIEIPQRQREQKEERPGGQRGEAPREESKEVLSQREKIHQGQSGEATQALREEASVYPGGKAPQSERRVCLRSSPECQREEVLQEPQKETQGREVKSFRASPGRVSQAWAVAEGEAPTQPPEEGGSLGISRDFCRSPEEQKPQPGGRKSPGSGERTTQLTQDQTDGPKPAAGDPRAAQEGARPPLPPRRLPGPGAEALAAPGIRGSGAQEHPVALPGCPGPVRDPQGLQGLEGSPDVAEQVPGSSASLLGAVGEPRGGAEAPGASKAAWPGLLGREKASAAVSAAQEETALQQLLELHRAARRRRRQAREQQQLWVLERLRLAWNRHCRVHPLGSPPSPAQLRPQARLPGEDSGAPAILPGRGWGGASRVPSVAHRHRRGPTAGGARLPGAASCWLLRACGAGARGLSALRDAGGRGGAATGPSGAAAARAPGEDLAAAGHRGQEHPELPAATVASWC
- the LOC123951650 gene encoding glutenin, high molecular weight subunit 12-like isoform X3; translation: MEQTAPPGGPWLPCSHRQALALYQHLFGRPAALGQLQAALQQVRESRACRPGLELPTVLLEMEWSWRAQEQLLWDLELLTGAGLSLFWPPRALVCGLRGQAQCAWSQRSKPHGGTGRGPDRWASRSSRLCPLPQAGDSLSQTHQLPDGVAPQPLERVTPEFQLLGPRGGYRAGRDHPGLGSGIGMGRQTGCLPLPEPLGYKGDSEAASDPCRGQAVDPSWALDLGEARSDRDPRWESPPMPAEPTLGGLQGPNPTTSSSFGDPGSSEFKDLAQRGERRQARPTTRRPSTSLWGRKLVSPRPSGLPSQGLSEPQDPPEGLGWSLGQERAELHKLLRIEIPQRQREQKEERPGGQRGEAPREESKEVLSQREKIHQGQSGEATQALREEASVYPGGKAPQSERRVCLRSSPECQREEVLQEPQKETQGREVKSFRASPGRVSQAWAVAEGEAPTQPPEEGGSLGISRDFCRSPEEQKPQPGGRKSPGSGERTTQLTQDQTDGPKPAAGDPRAAQEGARPPLPPRRLPGPGAEALAAPGIRGSGAQEHPVALPGCPGPVRDPQGLQGLEGSPDVAEQVPGSSASLLGAVGEPRGGAEAPGASKAAWPGLLGREKASAAVSAAQEETALQQLLELHRAARRRRRQAREQQQLWVLERLRLAWNRHCRVHPLGSPPSPAQLRPQEDAVGQRRALREQLQRGLQERTWRLRAIGVRNTQSFQQLLWPPGAEDPLPGEERLPFPGPSSRC
- the LOC123951650 gene encoding glutenin, high molecular weight subunit DY10-like isoform X4 gives rise to the protein MEQTAPPGGPWLPCSHRQALALYQHLFGRPAALGQLQAALQQVRESRACRPGLELPTVLLEMEWSWRAQEQLLWDLELLTGAGLSLFWPPRALVCGLRGQAQCAWSQRSKPHGGTGRGPDRWASRSSRLCPLPQAGDSLSQTHQLPDGGQAVDPSWALDLGEARSDRDPRWESPPMPAEPTLGGLQGPNPTTSSSFGDPGSSEFKDLAQRGERRQARPTTRRPSTSLWGRKLVSPRPSGLPSQGLSEPQDPPEGLGWSLGQERAELHKLLRIEIPQRQREQKEERPGGQRGEAPREESKEVLSQREKIHQGQSGEATQALREEASVYPGGKAPQSERRVCLRSSPECQREEVLQEPQKETQGREVKSFRASPGRVSQAWAVAEGEAPTQPPEEGGSLGISRDFCRSPEEQKPQPGGRKSPGSGERTTQLTQDQTDGPKPAAGDPRAAQEGARPPLPPRRLPGPGAEALAAPGIRGSGAQEHPVALPGCPGPVRDPQGLQGLEGSPDVAEQVPGSSASLLGAVGEPRGGAEAPGASKAAWPGLLGREKASAAVSAAQEETALQQLLELHRAARRRRRQAREQQQLWVLERLRLAWNRHCRVHPLGSPPSPAQLRPQARLPGEDSGAPAILPGRGWGGASRVPSVAHRHRRGPTAGGARLPGAASCWLLRACGAGARGLSALRDAGGRGGAATGPSGAAAARAPGEDLAAAGHRGQEHPELPAATVASWC
- the LOC123951650 gene encoding collagen alpha-1(X) chain-like isoform X5, whose translation is MEQTAPPGGPWLPCSHRQALALYQHLFGRPAALGQLQAALQQVTEVGHGLRRARRRPDSILSPAGARESGLSPRTGAAHCVAGDGVELEGPGAGGLQGPNPTTSSSFGDPGSSEFKDLAQRGERRQARPTTRRPSTSLWGRKLVSPRPSGLPSQGLSEPQDPPEGLGWSLGQERAELHKLLRIEIPQRQREQKEERPGGQRGEAPREESKEVLSQREKIHQGQSGEATQALREEASVYPGGKAPQSERRVCLRSSPECQREEVLQEPQKETQGREVKSFRASPGRVSQAWAVAEGEAPTQPPEEGGSLGISRDFCRSPEEQKPQPGGRKSPGSGERTTQLTQDQTDGPKPAAGDPRAAQEGARPPLPPRRLPGPGAEALAAPGIRGSGAQEHPVALPGCPGPVRDPQGLQGLEGSPDVAEQVPGSSASLLGAVGEPRGGAEAPGASKAAWPGLLGREKASAAVSAAQEETALQQLLELHRAARRRRRQAREQQQLWVLERLRLAWNRHCRVHPLGSPPSPAQLRPQARLPGEDSGAPAILPGRGWGGASRVPSVAHRHRRGPTAGGARLPGAASCWLLRACGAGARGLSALRDAGGRGGAATGPSGAAAARAPGEDLAAAGHRGQEHPELPAATVASWC
- the LOC123951650 gene encoding translation initiation factor IF-2-like isoform X7, with protein sequence MAPLQPQAGLSPVPAPLWTPRGPGPAPGCPAAGARESGLSPRTGAAHCVAGDGVELEGPGAGGLQGPNPTTSSSFGDPGSSEFKDLAQRGERRQARPTTRRPSTSLWGRKLVSPRPSGLPSQGLSEPQDPPEGLGWSLGQERAELHKLLRIEIPQRQREQKEERPGGQRGEAPREESKEVLSQREKIHQGQSGEATQALREEASVYPGGKAPQSERRVCLRSSPECQREEVLQEPQKETQGREVKSFRASPGRVSQAWAVAEGEAPTQPPEEGGSLGISRDFCRSPEEQKPQPGGRKSPGSGERTTQLTQDQTDGPKPAAGDPRAAQEGARPPLPPRRLPGPGAEALAAPGIRGSGAQEHPVALPGCPGPVRDPQGLQGLEGSPDVAEQVPGSSASLLGAVGEPRGGAEAPGASKAAWPGLLGREKASAAVSAAQEETALQQLLELHRAARRRRRQAREQQQLWVLERLRLAWNRHCRVHPLGSPPSPAQLRPQARLPGEDSGAPAILPGRGWGGASRVPSVAHRHRRGPTAGGARLPGAASCWLLRACGAGARGLSALRDAGGRGGAATGPSGAAAARAPGEDLAAAGHRGQEHPELPAATVASWC